A single Triticum dicoccoides isolate Atlit2015 ecotype Zavitan chromosome 2A, WEW_v2.0, whole genome shotgun sequence DNA region contains:
- the LOC119354431 gene encoding growth-regulating factor 11-like, producing the protein MAAEGEDKKDANSVGGGGGGGENTLEAAEEAILQAVGQEPGQELEGEVEESADREGNGDDAGKEDSGCKDLVLVEDPVLVEDPEEAVATAALQEEMRALFASVPEGAGASFTAMQLQELEQQSRVYQYMAARVPVPTHLVFPIWKSVTGASSEGAQNYPTLMGLATLCLDFGKSPEPEPGRCRRTDGKKWRCWRKTIPNEKYCERHMHRGRKRPVQVIVEDDEPDSASGSKSSSGKVTEGGKKTDDKSSSSKKLAVAAPAAVEFT; encoded by the exons ATGGCGGCGGAAGGGGAGGACAAGAAGGATGCTAATTCcgttggaggcggcggcggcggcggcgagaacaccctggaggcggcggaggaggcgatTCTGCAGGCGGTAGGGCAAGAACCCGGTCAAGAATTGGAGGGCGAGGTGGAGGAGAGCGCAGAtcgagaggggaacggcgacgacgCTGGGAAGGAAGATAGTGGGTGTAAAGATCTGGTCCTGGTAGAGGACCCTGTCCTGGTCGAGGATCCAGAGGAAG CGGTAGCAACTGCAGCACTTCAGGAAGAAATGAGAGCGCTTTTCGCGTCTGTCCCTGAAGGTGCTGGGGCATCATTTACTGCGATGCAGCTGCAGGAGCTAGAGCAGCAGTCTCGGGTATACCAGTATATGGCTGCCCGTGTGCCTGTGCCTACCCATCTCGTCTTCCCCATCTGGAAGAGTGTTACCGGTGCATCCTCTGAAGGCGCGCAGAATTACCCTACAT TGATGGGATTGGCAACACTCTGCTTGGACTTCGGGAAGAGCCCAGAACCAGAACCAGGAAGGTGCCGGCGAACAGATGGAAAAAAGTGGCGGTGCTGGAGAAAAACAATCCCAAACGAGAAATATTGTGAACGCCATATGCATCGTGGTCGCAAGCGTCCTGTACAGGTTATTGTTGAGGATGACGAGCCTGATTCCGCATCAGGGTCAAAATCGTCATCTGGCAAAGTCACTGAAGGAGGCAAGAAGACTGACGACAAGAGTTCAAGTAGCAAGAAGCTTGCAGTGGCAGCACCAGCTGCTGTGGAGTTTACATGA